A section of the Phacochoerus africanus isolate WHEZ1 chromosome 4, ROS_Pafr_v1, whole genome shotgun sequence genome encodes:
- the SNX15 gene encoding sorting nexin-15, whose protein sequence is MSRQAKDDFLRHYTVSDPRTHPKGYTEYKVTAQFISKRDPEDVKEVVVWKRYSDFRKLHGDLAYTHRNLFRRLEEFPAFPRAQVFGRFEASVIEERRKGAEDLLRFTVHIPALNNSPQLKEFFRGGEVTRPSETSRDLHILPPPLIPTPPPDEPRVQPHESWLPQPLPAERRGLEELEGPVDPPPSSPAQEALDLLFNCGSTEDTSGSPARGPLTEAELALFDPFSKEEGAGPSPTHLGELAALEAESERLDQEPWEPGGQEEEEDEEGGPAPAYLNQATKLITQALRDERAGAYPAALQGYRDGVHILLQGVPGDPSPARREGVKKKAAEYLKRAEEILHLHLSQLPP, encoded by the exons ATGTCCCGCCAGGCGAAGGACGACTTTCTGCGGCACTACACAGTCTCCGACCCCCGGACCCACCCCAAGGGCTACACCGAGTACAAAGTCACCGCGCAG TTCATCTCAAAGAGGGACCCGGAAGATGTCAAAGAG GTGGTGGTCTGGAAGCGGTACAGCGACTTTCGGAAGCTGCATGGGGACCTGGCCTACACCCACCGCAACCTCTTCCGCcgcctggaggagttccctgccTTCCCCCGCGCCCAGGTGTTTG GCCGGTTTGAAGCCTCAGTGATCGAGGAGCGGCGAAAGGGGGCCGAGGACCTGCTTCGCTTCACTGTGCACATCCCCGCGCTCAACAACAGCCCCCAGCTCAAGGAGTTCTTCCGG GGTGGAGAGGTGACACGGCCCTCTGAGACATCCAGGGACCTGCACATCCTGCCACCCCCTCTGATCCCCACACCACCCCCTGATGAGCCGCGGGTGCAGCCTCACGAGTCCTGGctgccccagcctctccctgcAGAGAGGAGGGGCCTGGAGGAGTTGGAGGGGCCAG TGGACCCGCCACCATCCAGCCCTGCCCAGGAGGCCCTGGATCTCCTCTTTAACTGTGGGAGCACCGAGGACACGTCCGGTTCCCCTGCCCGAGGCCCCCTCACCGAGGCTGAGCTTGCCCTCTTCGACCCCTTCTCCAAGGAAG AAGGTGCAGGCCCCAGTCCTACCCACCTAGGCGAGCTGGCAGCGTTGGAAGCAGAATCCGAAAGGCTGGACCAGGAACCCTGGGAgccaggagggcaggaggaggaagaggacgaGGAAGGAGGGCCCGCCCCTGCCTACCTGAACCAGGCCACCAAGCTCATCACCCAGGCCCTACGGGATGAGAGGGCAGGCGCCTACCCTGCAGCTCTGCAGGGCTACCGGGACGGCGTGCACATCctgcttcagggagttcctg GCGACCCATCGCCTGCCCGCCGGGAGGGTGTGAAGAAGAAGGCGGCTGAGTACCTGAAGCGGGCAGAGGAAATCCTGCACCTGCATCTGTCCCAGCTCCCCCCCTGA